From a region of the Cucumis sativus cultivar 9930 chromosome 6, Cucumber_9930_V3, whole genome shotgun sequence genome:
- the LOC101218071 gene encoding uncharacterized protein LOC101218071 isoform X1, giving the protein MSPALNLMKQRKDGYEPSDTETEWQESPWNDPKEKKLVLDYNNRRTDSAVPKKFSMAANVSPPGLRRNGGKTPRRPAKDDSVLVMLQRNISPLSRAERRRHESPFKASGEEIGSSSMRSRKEEKFTYSHGSNKTSQKPSYSRRSVTAPRLRMKDEHMIAANDLSQRRERAAPTLKVSSILQQPKEVSHAKSPSIGEMNELIADGRINRGLALNDPVVESTGSISPGDIFFSRDGLPVGMNNNVTAKRNAFKNYISPKPTFVTKKNDDTYNQVEVNANGRGVSSTGGGLSTTTNSSAAVSRENSSRISLENSKISDVSGRTSESTRRFIANRRKKKNDIWFSCMRNGTCRTTKSPEKRPFDEATYIEKANVVEYLKPFWADQHRPVSLNGFTFHKHEAQLLKQLVSQDSFPHILFKGPRGSGKRVLMMALLREIYGDSCWNVSHDLRRFQIQERKLTQVFVPLTSSAHHVELNLSSESNAKYALLGLAKEIGSEYSINVEARNVNPKAIFKVVVLLDVDKATEDIQHLLRWIMDGYKDACKVVLCCEDDSGILESVISRCKVIKINPPVTHEIMDVLIKIAEKEEFDLPMNFASKIATKAKQNLRKAIMALEACKAHNYPFSDDQPIPIGWEDALVELASHILEDPSNPRLHQVKEKIQKLLVDSVHPKLILQKLVEQFLKRIEMRSRRELYYWHAYYNKRLPIETGVGALPKLEEFVAKFMSMYRKSSNNFVYD; this is encoded by the exons ATGAGTCCGGCTTTGAACTTAATGAAGCAGAGGAAGGATGGTTATGAGCCGTCTGATACTGAGACAGAATGGCAAGAAAGCCCCTGGAATGATCCTAAGGAGAAGAAACTTGTACTAGATTACAATAATCGAAGAACTGATTCGGCGGTACCCAAGAAGTTCAGTATGGCGGCGAATGTTTCTCCTCCTGGTTTGCGGAGAAACGGTGGCAAAACGCCTCGCCGTCCAGCCAAAGACGATAGTGTTCTTGTTATGCTTCAGAGAAACATCAGCCCATTGTCAAGAGCAGAAAGAAGAAGACACGAGTCTCCTTTTAAAGCTTCGGGGGAGGAAATTGGAAGTTCTAGCATGAGGTCAAGAAAAGAGGAGAAGTTCACTTATTCTCATGGGAGTAACAAAACAAGTCAAAAACCAAGTTACAGTAGAAGATCGGTGACTGCTCCGAGGTTGAGGATGAAAGATGAACATATGATTGCTGCTAATGATTTATCtcaaaggagagagagagcagCTCCAACCTTGAAGGTCAGCTCCATCCTGCAGCAACCAAAGGAGGTTTCCCACGCGAAGTCTCCATCTATTGGTGAAATGAATGAGTTGATTGCAGATGGAAGGATTAATAGAGGTTTGGCTTTAAATGACCCTGTGGTTGAAAGCACGGGGTCCATCTCGCCGGGGGATATATTCTTTTCTCGTGATGGTTTGCCTGTTGGGATGAATAACAACGTCACAGCAAAGAGAAATGCATTCAAGAACTATATAAGCCCAAAGCCTACATTTGTGACTAAAAAGAACGATGATACTTATAATCAAGTGGAAGTAAATGCTAATGGTAGAGGGGTTTCTTCTACTGGAGGAGGTTTGTCAACGACCACAAACAGTAGTGCTGCTGTAAGTAGAGAAAATAGTAGTAGAATTAGCTTGGAAAATAGTAAGATCAGTGATGTGAGTGGAAGAACAAGTGAAAGTACTAGAAGGTTTATAGCCAACAGacgaaagaagaagaatgatatATGGTTTTCTTGTATGAGGAATGGGACTTGCAGGACGACAAAATCGCCTGAAAAGCGACCATTCGATGAAGCTACATATATTGAAAAGGCAAATGttgttgaatatttgaaaCCCTTCTGGGCGGATCAGCATCGACCGGTTTCCTTAAATGGGTTCACTTTCCATAAGCATGAGGCCCAACTTCTCAAGCAATTA GTTTCACAGGACAGTTTCCCCCACATTCTGTTCAAAGGTCCACGAGGATCTGGTAAAAGAGTACTGATGATGGCTCTTCTGCGTGAGATATATGGTGATTCATGTTGGAAT GTTTCTCATGATTTGCGACGATTTCAGATTCAG gaaagaaaattgaccCAAGTCTTCGTTCCATTGACATCAAGTGCTCACCATGTGGAGCTAAATTTAAGCTCGGAATCAAATGCTAAGTATGCTTTGCTGGGATTGGCTAAAGAAATAGGCAGTGAATATTCTATTAATGTGGAAGCAAGAAATGTCAATCCAAAGGCAATTTTCAAAG TGGTAGTCCTTTTAGATGTAGACAAAGCCACAGAGGATATTCAGCACTTGCTTAGGTGGATTATGGATGGCTATAAGGATGCTTGCAAAGTGGTACTCTGTTGTGAAGACGACTCGGGCATCCTTGAATCGGTGATAAGCCGCTGCAAAGTTATCAAAATTAACCCTCCTGTAACTCATGAA ATCATGGATGTACTCATCAAAATAGCAGAGAAGGAGGAATTTGACTTACCAATGAACTTTGCTTCTAAGATTGCTACTAAAGCAAAGCAAAACCTGAGAAAAGCAATCATGGCGCTAGAAGCATGCAAGGCACACAA TTATCCATTTTCTGATGACCAGCCAATCCCTATTGGATGGGAAGATGCCTTGGTTGAACTTGCGTCCCATATCCTCGAAGACCCATCGAATCCAAG ATTACatcaagtaaaagaaaaaattcagaaGCTTCTAGTTGATTCAGTTCATCCTAAACTAATTCTCCAG AAGCTTGTAGAACAATTTCTGAAAAGAATTGAGATGAGATCAAGAAGGGAACTTTATTATTGGCATGCTTACTAT AACAAGAGACTCCCAATTGAAACTGGAGTAGGTGCTTTACCCAAATTGGAAG AATTTGTGGCAAAGTTCATGAGCATGTACAGGAAAAGCTCCAACAATTTCGTCTATGATTga
- the LOC101218071 gene encoding uncharacterized protein LOC101218071 isoform X2: MSPALNLMKQRKDGYEPSDTETEWQESPWNDPKEKKLVLDYNNRRTDSAVPKKFSMAANVSPPGLRRNGGKTPRRPAKDDSVLVMLQRNISPLSRAERRRHESPFKASGEEIGSSSMRSRKEEKFTYSHGSNKTSQKPSYSRRSVTAPRLRMKDEHMIAANDLSQRRERAAPTLKVSSILQQPKEVSHAKSPSIGEMNELIADGRINRGLALNDPVVESTGSISPGDIFFSRDGLPVGMNNNVTAKRNAFKNYISPKPTFVTKKNDDTYNQVEVNANGRGVSSTGGGLSTTTNSSAAVSRENSSRISLENSKISDVSGRTSESTRRFIANRRKKKNDIWFSCMRNGTCRTTKSPEKRPFDEATYIEKANVVEYLKPFWADQHRPVSLNGFTFHKHEAQLLKQLDSFPHILFKGPRGSGKRVLMMALLREIYGDSCWNVSHDLRRFQIQERKLTQVFVPLTSSAHHVELNLSSESNAKYALLGLAKEIGSEYSINVEARNVNPKAIFKVVVLLDVDKATEDIQHLLRWIMDGYKDACKVVLCCEDDSGILESVISRCKVIKINPPVTHEIMDVLIKIAEKEEFDLPMNFASKIATKAKQNLRKAIMALEACKAHNYPFSDDQPIPIGWEDALVELASHILEDPSNPRLHQVKEKIQKLLVDSVHPKLILQKLVEQFLKRIEMRSRRELYYWHAYYNKRLPIETGVGALPKLEEFVAKFMSMYRKSSNNFVYD, translated from the exons ATGAGTCCGGCTTTGAACTTAATGAAGCAGAGGAAGGATGGTTATGAGCCGTCTGATACTGAGACAGAATGGCAAGAAAGCCCCTGGAATGATCCTAAGGAGAAGAAACTTGTACTAGATTACAATAATCGAAGAACTGATTCGGCGGTACCCAAGAAGTTCAGTATGGCGGCGAATGTTTCTCCTCCTGGTTTGCGGAGAAACGGTGGCAAAACGCCTCGCCGTCCAGCCAAAGACGATAGTGTTCTTGTTATGCTTCAGAGAAACATCAGCCCATTGTCAAGAGCAGAAAGAAGAAGACACGAGTCTCCTTTTAAAGCTTCGGGGGAGGAAATTGGAAGTTCTAGCATGAGGTCAAGAAAAGAGGAGAAGTTCACTTATTCTCATGGGAGTAACAAAACAAGTCAAAAACCAAGTTACAGTAGAAGATCGGTGACTGCTCCGAGGTTGAGGATGAAAGATGAACATATGATTGCTGCTAATGATTTATCtcaaaggagagagagagcagCTCCAACCTTGAAGGTCAGCTCCATCCTGCAGCAACCAAAGGAGGTTTCCCACGCGAAGTCTCCATCTATTGGTGAAATGAATGAGTTGATTGCAGATGGAAGGATTAATAGAGGTTTGGCTTTAAATGACCCTGTGGTTGAAAGCACGGGGTCCATCTCGCCGGGGGATATATTCTTTTCTCGTGATGGTTTGCCTGTTGGGATGAATAACAACGTCACAGCAAAGAGAAATGCATTCAAGAACTATATAAGCCCAAAGCCTACATTTGTGACTAAAAAGAACGATGATACTTATAATCAAGTGGAAGTAAATGCTAATGGTAGAGGGGTTTCTTCTACTGGAGGAGGTTTGTCAACGACCACAAACAGTAGTGCTGCTGTAAGTAGAGAAAATAGTAGTAGAATTAGCTTGGAAAATAGTAAGATCAGTGATGTGAGTGGAAGAACAAGTGAAAGTACTAGAAGGTTTATAGCCAACAGacgaaagaagaagaatgatatATGGTTTTCTTGTATGAGGAATGGGACTTGCAGGACGACAAAATCGCCTGAAAAGCGACCATTCGATGAAGCTACATATATTGAAAAGGCAAATGttgttgaatatttgaaaCCCTTCTGGGCGGATCAGCATCGACCGGTTTCCTTAAATGGGTTCACTTTCCATAAGCATGAGGCCCAACTTCTCAAGCAATTA GACAGTTTCCCCCACATTCTGTTCAAAGGTCCACGAGGATCTGGTAAAAGAGTACTGATGATGGCTCTTCTGCGTGAGATATATGGTGATTCATGTTGGAAT GTTTCTCATGATTTGCGACGATTTCAGATTCAG gaaagaaaattgaccCAAGTCTTCGTTCCATTGACATCAAGTGCTCACCATGTGGAGCTAAATTTAAGCTCGGAATCAAATGCTAAGTATGCTTTGCTGGGATTGGCTAAAGAAATAGGCAGTGAATATTCTATTAATGTGGAAGCAAGAAATGTCAATCCAAAGGCAATTTTCAAAG TGGTAGTCCTTTTAGATGTAGACAAAGCCACAGAGGATATTCAGCACTTGCTTAGGTGGATTATGGATGGCTATAAGGATGCTTGCAAAGTGGTACTCTGTTGTGAAGACGACTCGGGCATCCTTGAATCGGTGATAAGCCGCTGCAAAGTTATCAAAATTAACCCTCCTGTAACTCATGAA ATCATGGATGTACTCATCAAAATAGCAGAGAAGGAGGAATTTGACTTACCAATGAACTTTGCTTCTAAGATTGCTACTAAAGCAAAGCAAAACCTGAGAAAAGCAATCATGGCGCTAGAAGCATGCAAGGCACACAA TTATCCATTTTCTGATGACCAGCCAATCCCTATTGGATGGGAAGATGCCTTGGTTGAACTTGCGTCCCATATCCTCGAAGACCCATCGAATCCAAG ATTACatcaagtaaaagaaaaaattcagaaGCTTCTAGTTGATTCAGTTCATCCTAAACTAATTCTCCAG AAGCTTGTAGAACAATTTCTGAAAAGAATTGAGATGAGATCAAGAAGGGAACTTTATTATTGGCATGCTTACTAT AACAAGAGACTCCCAATTGAAACTGGAGTAGGTGCTTTACCCAAATTGGAAG AATTTGTGGCAAAGTTCATGAGCATGTACAGGAAAAGCTCCAACAATTTCGTCTATGATTga
- the LOC101222890 gene encoding soluble inorganic pyrophosphatase 1 isoform X1 translates to MIDPMGKKNRVRVNREGGGRRRTVNMENSAGGGSSANMGFPRIRLNERILSSLSRRSVAAHPWHDLEIGPGAPSVFNCVVEIGKGSKVKYELDKASGLIKVDRVLYSSVVYPHNYGFIPRTICEDSDPMDVLVLMQEPVLPGSFLRARAIGLMPMIDQGERDDKIIAVCADDPEFRHYTDIKEIPPHRLAEIRRFFEDYKKNENKKVDVEDFLPAEAAIDAIKYSMDLYAAYIVESLRQ, encoded by the exons ATGATTGATCCCATGGGCAAGAAAAACAGAGTTCGTGTCAATCGGGAAGGTGGAGGACGGAGAAGAACG GTGAATATGGAAAACAGTGCTGGAGGAGGAAGTTCTGCAAATATGGGGTTCCCTAGGATTAGGCTCAATGAAAGAATTCTTTCTTCCTTGTCTCGAAGATCTGTCGCTGCTCACCCTTGGCACGATTTGGAGATTG GACCCGGTGCACCGTCGGTTTTCAATTGT GTTGTAGAAATTGGCAAAGGCAGCAAGGTTAAATATGAGCTTGACAAGGCCAGCGGCCTTATAAAA GTCGACCGTGTACTTTACTCATCAGTTGTTTATCCACACAATTACGGTTTCATCCCACGTACAATTTGTGAAGATAGTGATCCTATGGATGTTTTGGTACTGATGCAG GAGCCTGTGCTACCTGGATCTTTCCTCCGAGCTCGTGCTATTGGATTGATGCCTATGATTGACCAA GGAGAAAGGGATGACAAAATCATAGCAGTATGTGCTGATGACCCTGAATTCCGCCATTATACAGACATCAAGGAGATTCCCCCACACCGTCTGGCTGAAATTCGCCGATTCTTCGAAGACT acaagaagaacGAAAACAAGAAAGTCGATGTGGAAGACTTCCTGCCAGCAGAAGCTGCCATTGATGCCATTAAGTACTCCAT GGACTTGTATGCTGCCTACATTGTTGAAAGCTTGAGGcagtaa
- the LOC101222890 gene encoding soluble inorganic pyrophosphatase isoform X2, protein MENSAGGGSSANMGFPRIRLNERILSSLSRRSVAAHPWHDLEIGPGAPSVFNCVVEIGKGSKVKYELDKASGLIKVDRVLYSSVVYPHNYGFIPRTICEDSDPMDVLVLMQEPVLPGSFLRARAIGLMPMIDQGERDDKIIAVCADDPEFRHYTDIKEIPPHRLAEIRRFFEDYKKNENKKVDVEDFLPAEAAIDAIKYSMDLYAAYIVESLRQ, encoded by the exons ATGGAAAACAGTGCTGGAGGAGGAAGTTCTGCAAATATGGGGTTCCCTAGGATTAGGCTCAATGAAAGAATTCTTTCTTCCTTGTCTCGAAGATCTGTCGCTGCTCACCCTTGGCACGATTTGGAGATTG GACCCGGTGCACCGTCGGTTTTCAATTGT GTTGTAGAAATTGGCAAAGGCAGCAAGGTTAAATATGAGCTTGACAAGGCCAGCGGCCTTATAAAA GTCGACCGTGTACTTTACTCATCAGTTGTTTATCCACACAATTACGGTTTCATCCCACGTACAATTTGTGAAGATAGTGATCCTATGGATGTTTTGGTACTGATGCAG GAGCCTGTGCTACCTGGATCTTTCCTCCGAGCTCGTGCTATTGGATTGATGCCTATGATTGACCAA GGAGAAAGGGATGACAAAATCATAGCAGTATGTGCTGATGACCCTGAATTCCGCCATTATACAGACATCAAGGAGATTCCCCCACACCGTCTGGCTGAAATTCGCCGATTCTTCGAAGACT acaagaagaacGAAAACAAGAAAGTCGATGTGGAAGACTTCCTGCCAGCAGAAGCTGCCATTGATGCCATTAAGTACTCCAT GGACTTGTATGCTGCCTACATTGTTGAAAGCTTGAGGcagtaa